A stretch of DNA from Candidatus Methylomirabilota bacterium:
CGGTCACGTCGCCCGCCGCGAAGGCCCACGTGTCCACCACCTGGGCGCCGTGGGTGTTGATCACCGTGACGCGCTGCCCCTGTCCCACCCGCGCGGCCACTCCGCGCCGGGCCGGGATCGTCTGCCGCTCGGTCGTCGCCATGAGCCGCCCTCGCTAGCCGTGACGGAGGCCGTGGTCTCCGCGATAGTCCGCCGAGCGAGGCGGCTGCCAGCCCGCGAGCAGGGCCGGGTCCGGCTGCCAGATCTCCACCCCCAGCGGGCGGCAGGTGGCGAGCGGGTCGCCCGCCTCCGAGCCCCACATCTGCACCGACAGATCCCCGTGCGGGCAGGTGGAGATCGCGCACAGCACGTCGATCTCCGCGAACATCTCGATGAAGTCGCCGCGCCGGGCCGGGCTCGCCTTGACGAAGTAGCGGTCGTCCGCGGTGAGCCCGGTCACCTGGAAGACGTTGAGCACGTCGTGAACGTCCAGCTCGGTGAGACGGTAGGGTGCGACCGCGCGCACCAGGTTCGAGTGGCAGCAGAGGTCGAAGTCCTCGCCGTTCAGCATCTTGTGCACGTACGGGTCGCAGCGGGTGCCCAGCAAGTCGTGGCAACCCGCCCCGTCGGCGTCGCGTCCGTAGCGGATGGTGTCGTTGGTGATGGTCAGCATCGGGCGCAGGTAGGGGAGGCAGGACCAGAGCCGATCGTGGGTGGTGACGTGCGCCCGGTGGAGCTGCTTGGTGCGCGCGGCCCAGAACCGCTCGCGCGGGTTCTCGAGGTTCCACGCGTTGAAATCGGCGACCTGCGGGCCCTCGACCGCGACGATGCGGAAGAGCTGGCCGGCCTTCACCGGCCAGGCGCGGCCCGACCGGATCGGCACCACGAACCGCTCGACGAGCGTCCGGGCGGCGGTGTCCGACGCCAGTCGATCGTAGAACCGGCGATCGACCGCGATCGGCGAGCCCGGCTTGGGTTCGTAGATGACGCGCGGCTCCGGCATGACGGCCTCCCTCGGCCGGCCACAGCATAGCGCAGGACGCCGGCCAAGAAACCCCTTGACAGCCGGCCTGCCAGTCTCCAGCATCCGGCCAAGCTCGAAGCTGATCCGTGACGCTTGGCTCAGGTCGTCGTCATGCGGAAGGAGGAGGACGTCATGCGCGGATGGACGAGGCTCGGAATCCTCTTGAGCGCGGTGCTCGCCCTGGTGGCCACCAATCACATCGACGCCACCGCCCAGCAGTGTCCCAAGGGCAAGCTTCGCTTCTACACCTCGTGGCCCATGCAGGGCGCCATGATCCCGGAGGGCACCGGGATGAAGAACGGCCTGGACATGGCCGTCGCGGAGGTGGGCGGCACCGTCGCCGGCTTCTGCCTCGAGATCGTCAACCTCGACGACGCCTCTCCGCAGACCGGCAAGTGGGACGGCGCGGTCGAGGCGGAGAACGCCAACAAGGCGGTGGCCGATCCGCAGGCCATCCTCTACGTGGGCACCTACAACTCGGGCGCGGCCAAGGTGTCGATCCCGATCAACAACCGGGCCCACATGGCGCAGATCACCCCGGCCAA
This window harbors:
- a CDS encoding DUF1989 domain-containing protein, whose protein sequence is MPEPRVIYEPKPGSPIAVDRRFYDRLASDTAARTLVERFVVPIRSGRAWPVKAGQLFRIVAVEGPQVADFNAWNLENPRERFWAARTKQLHRAHVTTHDRLWSCLPYLRPMLTITNDTIRYGRDADGAGCHDLLGTRCDPYVHKMLNGEDFDLCCHSNLVRAVAPYRLTELDVHDVLNVFQVTGLTADDRYFVKASPARRGDFIEMFAEIDVLCAISTCPHGDLSVQMWGSEAGDPLATCRPLGVEIWQPDPALLAGWQPPRSADYRGDHGLRHG